In the Oncorhynchus nerka isolate Pitt River linkage group LG6, Oner_Uvic_2.0, whole genome shotgun sequence genome, ctatactcctctgtaaactggtcatctctgtatacccgtcgcaagacccactggttgatgcttatttataaaatccTCTTCGGCCTCACtcacccctatctgagatatctactgcagccctcattctccacatacaacacccgttctgccagtcacattctgttaaaggtccccaaagcacacacatccctgggtcgcccatattttcagtttgctgcagctagcaactggaacgagctgcaacaaacactcaaactggacagttttatctcaatctcttcattcaaagactcaatcatggacactcttactgacagttgagactgctttgcgtgatgtattgttgtctctaccttcttgcccttggtgctgttgtctgtgtccaataatgtttgtactatGTTTTGTGcggctaccatgttgtgttgctaccatgttgttgtcatgttgtattgctcccacgctgtgttgtcatgtgttgctgccttgctatgttgttgtcttaggtctcacattatgtaatgttgtgttgtctctcttgtaatgacgtgtgttttgtcctatatttaaatattttaattttaattttaaatcCCAGCCCCGTCCCCGCAGAAGGCCTTTtgaccttcattgtaaataagaatttgttcttagctgacttgcctagttaaataaaggttcaatcaaataaaataaatacatgtgtaGTACATTTCTAAATAAAAGTGTGTTTGTTTCACATTCGACATCCACTGACAGACAAactgtgcttttgtgtgtgttaCAGGAGATGACAGACATCGTCAGAGCGATATATGACATGATGGGGAAGTACACCTACCCTGCCCTGAAGACAGACACTCCCAAACAACATGTGGATGCTTTCTTCCAGAAGATGGACAAGAACAGAGATGGAGTAGTCACTCTGGATGAGTTCATTCTGTCCTGCCAGGAGGTAAACTGGAGTTCTCTGGACTTCTATGATTATCACTGGctctatacacacactcacacacactgccatggacactccaacacacacacacacacacacacacacacactgcatatgctcacacacaaaatacacacacacatgcatattgacacacacacacacacacacacacacacacacacacacacacacacacacacacacacacacacacacacacacacacacacacacacacacacacacacacacacacacacacacacacacatatgctgctgctactctgtttattatctatcctgattgcctagtcacttttaccaaataaaatttgatttgatcattaaACATCCCTCCCACTTAATCCTGTATAATAGTATTGTAGTTTGAGGGTTTTAGATGGTGGGTTGATCACTCTCTATGTAAACGAACCCTGGATGGAGACTGACTACTCTTATGCAAATGTGATGATCAACTGACCTTTTTCGCGGCCAGCACTCTTCAACTCAACTATTTCCTGTACCCTTCTAACCATCAACAAacatctgaccaatcagaatagaGTAAGGTAGTCGATAATCAATTATCATTACAATTCCAAACACTTTTGTGTAGTTAGTTATTTTAGAACTACACAACAGTGACTTAGAAAATAATATAACTTCTATAATAATCCTACACTATCATTTCTCCCTGCTGTTGGTCTTTACTCTTTACCAGAGACCGCAGAGAAAGCGAGACACCCCATTCCCTCATTTGTTCAGCTCGGGTGGGgcggatggagagagcagggaggggacAGTAAGTAGACCAGAGCCATTGGTCTCACACCACTGCCATAATGCAGTTTTCTCTGGATCCATGCAAGGttggatccccccccccccccacacaattttttttttaccgCATCAGCCGGACAGGAACTCACAAACTATAGACTACCGatcactgtccatggtgctgaaatagcTACATGTCTATGCGGCTGCCTATTGGATCGATGACATGCTTTCTCTGGACCCAGGGCATATGAGCCTATAGCTGTGCTTTAGCTAATGGATAAATGTTTATTGGTAGGCCTATTTGGTTGTAATTTTCTCATGTTAAGCCTAACATTTCATTAAAGCTGTACATGGTGTCGAAATGCTGCCGTTTACAGTAGACTGCTGGCTGGTGGCAATAATGTAATTGCTTGTTCAGTAATTAAAGTTGGACATTTTAACAGGGCAGATTGTAAAATAAATGTTTGATGCGACAGCTAccaattgattaaaaaaaaaatcaattgtcCTGTATAGCCTGCCGGAACCTGCATGACATGAGCCATCCTCGGGCTCTCTCCCAGCTTGGATAGAAAGTTGTTATGCTTGAAGCCAGTCTATTCATTCCAAATAATACAGTCAGTCCACCTTCAAAACACTAGCTTACTAGGGACGCTTTCATTATGCAGTGTACTGTCTATAGCTAGATACCGCATTTAGTTGCTATTTATATACACGTTTTAAAATCAAAATTACACATCAAACAGCCTTACAATTAAGAAAAAAGTACTTGGCTTGAGGATAAATTCAGCCATTGTTTGTTGTTGAGCTCAGTGGGTTCTGTCTGGCTAATAGCCTACACAAATGGGCTGCGGTATTCAAGGTAAATTAAATTGAATCAAATTCGATGAAATTAAAGCCAATTTGAGAGACTCCCCTGGTCCGCTGAAgtcctccttgctttctctctctctctgtgtctttctttttctctttgtttctcttaGAATAAAGTCTATTTGTGTCTGTGCTTGTCTCTCTTTTTCACGTAGAGGCCTATAGTAGCTACAGCATGTGACTGCGTTGCCTTGCATTTTTGTGAGCAAATGTATTCACCATGGCCTGTAGGTCCAGGTTGCAGGGCCGGACATTGAGACATTGTGCATTGTATGTTCATGGCGCTGCACACAATGTAAACGTATTCTTGAATAATGCACGCCAAGATATACCAGTGATAAGGGACGATTGCGAAACTGCTGTATTTGAAGCACCACTCCCTTCAACCCAGTTTTCCTGATGTTGTTATGCTTTTCAAGCAGTTTTGTTGCTTCTGCGGAGAGATTATTTTGTAAAATAAAACTCATAAAGAACTACCCAAGAAGCATTAGGCTCTCGGTCTGATATGCTCCTTTGAAGACCTGAGTAAGCGCCACTCATTGCACTATTTTTCAAGACCTAGGGCACTTTTTCAGTCACATACCCGAAGCCCAAGAAACAAACATTTAGCTTCCGAGTACATATGTCAGTTAAAACAAGGTTTATGAATGAATTTTTGGAAGGTTACTGTCAAAATGATTTATTCAATGAAAATGTGGACATTGATGTCAGGCGCATTGGGCCCCCACAGCTCATCATTTGTAGTTTTTTATGATTGTCACATTAACAGCTAATTAGTGTTTGATTTTCGGGGGGTAAATACGGGCAAATGTGTTGATAGAAGTTACCTTGTCCTAGAGAAATGTACACGAAATGTACACGAAATGTAAACGTCACACccgggtaagcctacacgaaacacagcccttattttaagtgtttctaaaatcgcgcatgggaaaaatgaatggtggaaatattattggaaccatttccttgtttgaccgctaggcttttggggtattatgactcataaaGTGGTACTCTATTTTAAACTGCCTGAGTAAGACATTTTCATTTATAACCTCTTCTCAGTCTTCGTTGCCACCTAGTGGTACTTATGTGATACAGTCAGAGTACTACACTGAgcactgtacagtatgtgcagTAGTGTAAAGATATTTTAAAGTACTAGTTAAGTTGTTTTTTTGtgctatctgtactttacttaactatttatatttttgaatacttttacttcacttacatgccttaagaaaatattgtactttttactcgatacattttccttgacacacgaaagtactcgttacattttgaatgcttagcaggacagaaaaataGTCAAATTCAAGCACTTATCAACAGTTGTTCAGTTactgaacatccctggtcatccctactaactctgatctggtggactcactaaacacacatgcttcgtttgtaaattatgtcaggCTTTCCAtaaattaaaaaacaagaaaatggtgccatcaggtttgtttaatataaggaatttgaaatgatttatacttttacttttgatacttaagtatattttaaaacaaatatttttagacttttactcgtgtaaaattttactgggtgacttttacttttacttgagtcattttctatgaagatattttttaattttactcaagtagaagaGTTGGGTACTTGTTCCACCACTGTGTATGTGCAAGTTCAGAGGTGTTACTGTTTTTTCCCTCATGATCAGCTTTCTCCTTTTTTTTCATACTTTCTTCCCCAGGATGAAAACATCATGAGGTCCCTGCAGCTTTTCGAAAACGTCATATAAATGAAACAGACAAAAGAGACACAGAGGGGAAATGAAAGAGAGATAGGAAAGACCTTTGAACTGTGAGAAGAAAGAGCAGCCCACCATTTAATGGCAAAAAGGGACACACATAAACTTTGCTGTCAGCATGGTTATGAGAGGTACTCAACACTGGCCGCCCAGCAACAGCTATATGCATCTGCCGTGTGGCACAGTGTCTCACCGTCACGTTACAATGGCAGTGACCAATCAACGGGCTGGgttataacccctcccactgacctctgaccccttgtACCTGTTTTTGATCTTCCTGTGACCCTGTAATCTTTCACCCTTGGTCCGAACTCTCTCAGTCTTGTTCTGTTGATGTTGTCGTCGTTGTTATGGTTACTGTTCTCCCAGAGAGTGTATataacacctgttaattgacgTACTGACATTatagagacatacacacatacctaCACGGTGTCAGGCCGGGATTCAATCCGAGGTGCACTATAGAGCGAGCTCTTTGAACGTCGGGGAAGTTGCCCTAAAAAGTTGCACTGTCGACAGTCAGTGCGCTGCTCTATAAAACTCCTTGGATTGAATCCTGGCCTCAATTTCACCACAAATACAGTTTACAGATGCAAATTGAGGACATTTCCTGTACATTTTCATTTGTAGAATTCATGTGATCTGTATTTGACCGCAACATATTTAAGAAATATACATTTAAAGTCGGTCCTAACCCCGCTAAATGCAGCACTCCTACTGTATGTGTGTTCGGGTTAGTCAATGTTTTTTGTGTTGTGGTGCCTTGTGTCATTGTGTTTTTGGCTTCTATCTTTCTGTCTGCACTGAGCTCCGTTCATCTGCCTCTTTGTCTGTCAATCTGGCCAGATGATATTCCCACCCACAGAGCCTGGAGTGAATGTTCTGTGGCCTATGGCAATTTTGAAGTAGTGCTGAGCGAATAACCGAAATGTTGGTTTATTTTCAGTTTGTAAATAACTAATTGACGGACATCGGTTccattatttgaattccatttagttGTGCACCATTTGTGCCATTTCTCTAGAGAGATTTCTCTCTGGGACATGTTGTCCAGCTCATCAGAGTTAAGCGCCGAAAACGTGGTAATGAACTACATTGACCAGAATCCATTGCCTACAGCTAGCTGCCTCCTGTTCTCATTGGTTCTTTGCCGGGCAAGCCTGTGTggcccgacagacagacacagagagataggagagggctAGAATCCGGTTGCTTATGTATCTCTACCCGACAATGCATCTAATTGATTGATAGTTGTTATTTAGCAGTGTTAAAATTATGCCTTTGTCTACTTTATAGAACTACTTCAAATGTGATTTCATCAGACAGCAGGCAGCTAACCAGCTATGTAAGCCTCCTATCTGGAAGGATGACTCTGGGAGAACAGagatggatggctggctggcagcTACAGCCTaagcagagatgagatgatgacttgtaATAAAATATTAAGTCATCAAatgaaattttaaaaaatatacacaacaactgaaatattttattaaagtaatgtgAACAAGGGATGGTTTGTTAATAAGTGATATGCAGTAATTGCATATCTTAGTGTCATCATACTAAAAACAAATATGTAATATACATAACCAAAATATTTAATTTACTGTAAGTAAAGTTATGTGAATAAATTATGGTTTAGAGCCTAATAACTGATAGTAATAGGCTGTCACTCATTACCATCAATTATTTTATTCATTGTTGTTACAGCATTGAACATTGAACATTGAACAATGCATTTAttgtaaaaaaataagaaaaccgCGATTATTTTTCAAAAACCAAAACtgaaccgacctcaaaaagcgCTATTCGCTCAGCACTATTTTGAAGTGTATTCTTATGCTTGTTTTGTGCCAATATGGGTGTGTGCATGGTATCCTGTGCAGTAAcaactctgagagagagagagagagagagagagagagagagagagagagagagagagagagcttgtcaCTGAGAATACAGGAATGAAAGCCATGACATGGGTGGTGATGACAATAGCCTAATCAATGTGAAGACTTACTGACAACAAAACACAGAATCCCTTATTTCACAGTCCCCTATTACCTTACCTTCACCTATACTTTTATACAATATCAAGATTAATTTCATGATCAGCAAAGCACAGAGAGGATGACAGACAGAAAGGGGAAGGAAAAAAATCACATCAGTGTATATTGAAATGTTGTACAAAATGATATTTAACAATAAACTTTTCAAAGAAAGTAGTGACCTTTTTGAAGTGTCTTCTTTAGCAAGGGGGAGAGGCTGTGAGCAATTAAAGCTTTCCATTCATGTCTCTATGTCACAAAAAAACATGAACAAAATGATCTCAAGTGAAGAGTTTATATCGTTATTTACATATGTATACATCCTAAGTACAAATTATGAAACATTTACATCCTATTAGGAAATGTGTCACAAATGAAACTTTAGAGGATGTTTTAGTTTCATTACCAACATGACATGCATCCTTCTGCCCCCCCTGTCCAATTCCTCCCTctatatacccccctaccttacacacactcctcctcctaTCCTTCCCTGTCAATTTTAGTCTACAACCTCAGTCTTTAGCCATAGAGACACAGTGTGGAATGTGACATAAGGCCAGATAGGGGTAAAAACACTTGCGGAAACTGGTAACGGTGCTTGTGTAATGTCGACAGTGCAGTCATTCATTCAGGTTGAGGGTGTGGTCCTATCAGACCCCTAGTCTCTACACAATCTCAAAGGGGCATCACACTGTCCATACCCTCCATTTTGGCACCAACAAATCATCTAGGATCAGATCAGATCACCCCAATTGGACGGATGAACAAATGTGTGACCCTGGAACAGCGGTTGGGGGTAGACTTCCTCCTACTCCCTCTCCTCGGCCCAGGGCTGCATGTTCTGCAGGGCGTACAGGGAGGAGTTATGTGAGCACAGTGGGTCGGAGCCTGCTGATTCGCCGAGGGACTTGTGGAGGGCGTCGGCCTGCAGTTGCAGGATCAGCCGATTGGCCTGTTGACGCTCAGCCTCCCTTTCCTCCGCTGTCtgtctcctgagagagagagagagagattaattgcATAAAATTGAATTATGAACAAAGCATACTTATATGTTGACATTCAGCAATGGTCAAACTTAGGTAGCCTATAGTGGACATTTATAAATCCCCTCAACTTTCCATATGCATCTACAGCTTATTTTGTCTTATAACACAAGTGTAAAAAATTGGCTTCACAGTACATAGATCATAGCGACTCTCCTGAACAAGCCCATAATAAGCACACTAGGCAACTGGAACCAGCTGGTAGATCCCAAATGTTTCTTCCCAAAAAACGATGGGAATATCCTGTAGGCCTACCACCAGCAGAACCAGGAATAGAAATCAGTGCCAGGAAAAAACATGATGGTAAGAACATCCTGCGTCTGTTTGCCTTTAGTTTAAAATCCTCTGCAATTACACATTCACACAACCCAAAAAATGATTAGTCCCCCATTAAGGCCTAGCTAAAactaacctcctccccagactaaTTGCACATGAGCGGAAGTGACTGGTGAATGAGATTtgaaaacatgtcaaacgaagagGTAAACCATAGATTTAGATATACATCACATCGTATTTATGGTGTCTGTgagagcatgggcagcgccattgaggccatGTCTATTTTGAAGTAGTCACTTTTCAtcttctactacttctatgaCTTGGCAAAGAAACTGAAAAGGTGCATACTGTCAGCTGTAGTGTGCTGTTTGAAAAGGTGCATACTGTCAGCTGTAGTGTGCTGTTTGAAAAGGTGCATACTGTCAGCTGTAGTGTGCTGTTTGAAAAGGTGTAAAGTCAAGTTTGACGATTTAGTGCCACCTGCAGTTGTGGAATGTTTGCTCACTAGTgtaattcattggctgatccctcctgatgacccggATGGAATCAATCATGTGATCATTCCTGAACCCATAGGAAGccagttgactacttcaaaacGGGGAAAGTCATCAATGGcctgcccatgctaaaacaggctttTGGGCACTAGAGCCCTGTATCCATCTCCATGGGCGCAACTTCACTGGTGAAGGGGGACATTGCATTTTTGGTCCCCCCAATTTTAtgtgtgatacaaaacgaggcaacggtgtgttttaggaccatgcggatgcCTCCGagtggtcgggtaggctgtttggagtgtttatccaactgaattaaaaaaatatataataattataattatgtcccccccacttctGAAACCAAAGTTGCGCCTCTGTCCCTCTATATGAGGTCAACACAAGGTTTGAGTAAACAGTTAAGCTCATGGATCAACTGACCTCCATTTTGTCCGTCGGTTCTGGAACCAGGTCTTGACTTGCGCGTCCGTCATCTTCAGGCTCTTGGCAAGGGTGGCCCGCTCGGCGCTCGCGAGGTACTTCTGCCGGTGGAAGCGCTTCTCCAACTCACAAATCTGCACACGGGAGAACGATGTCCGAGGCTTTTTCCGTTTGGGCGGCGTGCGGTTCTGGTATGGATGACCTATTCGCCTGGTCACCGTAAATGGCACGAGAGCTgatggagagagcagaaagacagacagactggaggttGAGTTTACGCAGTGGAAAAGTGCGTAAATTGCCTCCAACATTGTTGTACAGTTGATAAGGTTTGGTAGTAGGCCTACATAATCCTCACCCGAAAACAAAGGTTCGCCTATAAATGTCTTGAATATTTATTATATAGGTTAATTTGGCGTCTGAATAAAACCGAGCAGTTCTGTTTTATCCGGTTATTTTCTGTGGATAAAGATATTATTGCTGTCTGGCTATTGAAGTTAGGCTTGCCTCCTCTAGCGTGAACAAACAATCACATGAAATAGCCTAGTAAATACAGGGAGTGAATAATTTTGGCTTCAGTTCTGGGTGCCGAATTGGAACATAACAAATGTAAATAAATCAATAGTATTATGGCCTAGAATTCAAACTATGTGAGACCACTCTTGGCGAGAATGTTTTCGAGTTTTTCATATATCTTTGTCTAAACTGTTGGGTGTGAATTATGGCGAAAAAAAATCGTTGTGGAAAATAATGACTCCCAACATAATTGCTACAATGTTATTGTTTATTATGTTTTCCTATTTCACGTGGTATGTTAATTAATAGCTTTTTAATTTGTAGCATATAATTGATTGAAATTGCATTGTAAGAATCCACCAAAATAGCATGTTTATATTTGATTTTATCTCTCTTTAAATGCCTCCATTTTCATTGACCTCCAGTTAGGGCTTAGGGTCTTCTAGCACCAAATTATTTGTTTGAGATTTTTCTCACTCATTTCGTTTCGAAAGGCCAATTTGATAGACCAATTCAATATTTGTGTGATTTTCGTTGCTATTGTATAGGCTAAGTATTGTAATATTCACATTGGCTAAATGATTAAGAGAAATAATGAAACAGGCTACCATTTCAGTAATATTGCCTGGGccgagtctgctaaatgactacattAATAAAAATGTAAGTCTACATTATTTTTTTGGTATGCATAAAAGGTTGAAGATTGAATTAATGTGCCTTGTTATTTTATTGATCACATCATCTTTATTATTTCAATGTTTATTGCTGTATTTTTCTCGTTGTTATTAGTCTTTTCACGTTTTCTAAGCTTATTGCACGCTTATTGTAAGCTAAGCTGTTTTGAACACATTGAAAGTAAAATTGCCATTACGGGGAACATAGATAACCGAAATCACTGCGCATGAAattgtgtattttttttttcaataacaTTATTTGATGCTAAGGGTTCTATCGGAAAGTTACCTGATAACCTTTCCTTGGCGAACCTATTCCCGACCCACGGGTAACACAGGCCTCCATACCCGGGTACAGCGCTCATCAAGTGCGGCGGCCCGGAGGTAGTCAACGGTCTGTGAGCAGGCACCCGGATCACTCCTCTGCTACCCAGGCTACAGTTCACTCCGTACAAACCAGGGTCCTCTAACTGTGGTACCATGCcggagagggagatggacagcGCAGTGTAGGAGGCAGCGCTCCCTCCAGTTGGGCTTCCCAAACGGTAACCGTCTCCACTGCTTGTATCCGAACCGTATCTGCTGCTGGTCCGTCCGGTCTCTGAGTCAGCACCGCTACTGAGTATCTGGTCGATACCGAAGCTGATGGGTTCGTGCTGGGCCGCTTTGGGAGGAGGACTTGGGGCGCTGGGTGCGCGCTCCATCCTCACCTTTCAATAGACTGTGGGATGGCTGGACTGGATGGAAATTAAATTACGAGGTTAAACGGCCGGTTTGTGCCAAAGAGAAGATGCCGTTGGCTCCAATGTCATCTTCCTTTCAAAATCCGACCGTCTGCAACTTCGGAAAGGCCTCCTTCAGATCATCCTCGGGAGCGCCAGTGGAAGTTTGATGTGCGTTTGGAGACGTCTATGACGCTCTACTCCCTGCGTCAAAACATCTTGGTCTTGCTGTTTCCCCCCAAAAGCCCCATTCCCGTGATTCTATTGGTTGATGCTGTCAACGCCTTGACTGTTCATTGGTTGTCATTTTAATGACTGATTGAAGCATGGTGGGTATCACTTGGCACCATACTCCTTCCTAGCTCTCAGAGTTGGTCAATTTAGTGCCATATCAGATCATCGATTTCCAAACCTTTTAATTTGACCTGTTTGGACAATCCTTCACTTGACATTGTGGGTTTACAGGTTTTCAAAGGGTGATCCGAGTCCATGTTTTCTAATCTCTATTTTGTAACCATTGTCCCGGTCTCCATGGAAATGCAGTATGCTGTAATATAATATTTCCATTGAACTGAAATAATAGACAAGTGTTGCAACACTTAGGCCTACCTATATTTATATTTCCTATTGCCTTTCCTATTTGTATAATATTCCGTTTTTTATCCTTGATTATCTCAATAGCTCTTGTCTCTTTATTGTGTatgcctttttctctctctctgtggtataTATGTGATCGGCAAAACAGTTCATAACGCTTCGTGTGTTGTGGGCTGTGCGTCTCTCTCCGGACCAGTATGGAGTAGTGGAGATTAATGTAGGCAGTTCAGTCGTATTATAGATTTTTTTCTATGAGAAACACGAGAGGGCCTTTATTAACACAAGAGTTTCTCTCTATTCGTCATGGATTGAAGTGGTCCTTGGTTAGGGCCATTGGTTTAAGGTATAGAATAAGCGAGGCATCACCTCTCAGTTATGATTACGAGCATCTGTTCACAGCTACAGTTTACTCCTCCTCTGTAAGTAAACCAGTGGGTTATGTCATACACACGCCAGGATTAATAATTATAATAGGAATAATGCTCTAAATCCTTAGAAGGCCTAAACTATACCACCGCTGTGCCACATCAAATGTTAATAAAAGGGAATTGTGTGACGAGGCCACGGGCTAGTACAGATGAAGTGGTGGGTCGGCATGGTCGCTTGAACCTGCTGCCCATCAGACGCAATGAAAAGACGGACACAATGAACTGTTTCTCGAACCCTGGCTAGAGCCTTGCTGAAATGGGTTTCTGTCCCCATCTCTAGTGCTGGTATAGGCCTAGTCTTTCACCTATTTAACATTTTCACCTAACTTATTTACAATAGCCAAGGTTTTCAACACAGGTttcactttttttattttattattaattAGCTTATAATTGAACCCTATATTTTGAGTTGCAATACGTTTACATTTTGACACGCATAGATAACTGTAACTATAATGAATAAGACTGTTTTCATTATTAATTTCAACTCGATAAAATTTGTTCCACGAATAAATGGAGGTTATCTTGTTGTTTGTTTCTTGACCAATGCACATTAGGTTATTCTGTTCCATCGCAACATTAAACGTTTTTTTCTTCTTATCAAACGTGCGTTAAGGATTTCAGATTCATCCTGTGGAAATTTCTCTATGAATAATAATGATTTCGTAGTAATTCTTTTGAAGTAGTTTACAATACATATGTTATCTGTAAACGAATAAACGAGGTATCAAAAAACTCAAACTTGAGGTGGTTATTTAGCAGTACGGACTGGCAGAATTGGCTAGTTTCCCCCGCCATATGTGACCCCGCTGGTGGCCATATTTCCATGGGGAAGAATTGGACTCTAGTAACTCTCATTTGACCGTACACATTTAGGCTT is a window encoding:
- the LOC115130560 gene encoding T-cell leukemia homeobox protein 3-like; its protein translation is MERAPSAPSPPPKAAQHEPISFGIDQILSSGADSETGRTSSRYGSDTSSGDGYRLGSPTGGSAASYTALSISLSGMVPQLEDPGLYGVNCSLGSRGVIRVPAHRPLTTSGPPHLMSAVPGYGGLCYPWVGNRFAKERLSALVPFTVTRRIGHPYQNRTPPKRKKPRTSFSRVQICELEKRFHRQKYLASAERATLAKSLKMTDAQVKTWFQNRRTKWRRQTAEEREAERQQANRLILQLQADALHKSLGESAGSDPLCSHNSSLYALQNMQPWAEERE